A single Haloglycomyces albus DSM 45210 DNA region contains:
- the eno gene encoding phosphopyruvate hydratase, whose translation MAVIEDLRAREVLDSRGNPTVEVEVLLDDDTLQRAAVPSGASTGAFEALELRDKDPERYGGKGVLAAVENINGAIRDELIGLESTEQRLIDQRLLDLDGTPDKSNLGANAILGVSMAVARSSADSTALPLYRYLGGVNAFELPVPCMNILNGGSHADSNVDIQEFMIAPIGAPTFAEALRWGTETYHALKAVLKDKGLATGLGDEGGFAPNLGSNREALDLIVQAIEKAGYRTGTDIALAMDAAATEFYRDGSYVFEGQNRTADEMTAYYEELLDAYPFVSIEDPLAEEDWEGWAQLTGRIGGRVQIVGDDLFVTNPERLQRGIQENAANGLLVKVNQIGTITETSDAVTMAQRAGFGCMMSHRSGETEDNTISDLAVAWGTGQIKTGAPARSERVAKYNQLLRIEEDLDDAARYAGAKAFPKYQAQ comes from the coding sequence GTGGCAGTAATTGAAGACCTTAGGGCGCGCGAAGTTCTCGATTCGCGGGGGAATCCGACCGTTGAGGTGGAAGTTCTGTTGGACGACGACACCCTGCAGCGGGCGGCGGTCCCCTCCGGTGCTTCGACCGGAGCGTTCGAAGCGTTGGAACTGCGTGACAAGGACCCCGAGCGTTACGGCGGTAAAGGCGTGCTCGCGGCGGTGGAGAACATCAACGGTGCCATCCGTGACGAGCTCATCGGACTGGAGTCCACCGAACAACGCCTGATCGACCAGCGTCTGCTGGACCTCGACGGAACTCCCGACAAATCCAACCTGGGCGCCAACGCCATTCTCGGAGTCTCCATGGCCGTGGCACGTTCGTCGGCCGACTCGACGGCACTGCCGCTCTACCGCTACCTCGGTGGCGTCAACGCCTTCGAATTGCCGGTGCCGTGCATGAACATCCTCAACGGCGGTTCGCACGCCGACTCGAACGTCGACATTCAGGAGTTCATGATCGCACCCATCGGTGCCCCCACCTTCGCGGAGGCACTGCGCTGGGGCACTGAGACGTACCACGCCCTCAAAGCGGTCCTCAAGGACAAGGGCCTGGCCACCGGGCTCGGTGACGAGGGCGGTTTCGCCCCCAACCTGGGGTCCAACCGTGAGGCCCTCGACCTGATCGTGCAAGCGATCGAGAAGGCCGGCTACCGGACCGGAACCGACATCGCCTTGGCCATGGACGCGGCCGCGACCGAGTTCTACCGCGACGGCTCCTACGTGTTCGAGGGCCAGAACCGCACCGCTGACGAGATGACCGCCTATTACGAGGAACTTCTGGACGCCTACCCATTCGTGTCCATTGAAGACCCACTGGCGGAAGAGGACTGGGAAGGCTGGGCGCAGCTGACCGGTCGGATCGGCGGTCGGGTGCAGATCGTCGGCGACGACCTCTTCGTCACCAACCCCGAACGCCTGCAGCGTGGAATCCAAGAGAACGCTGCCAACGGTCTGCTGGTGAAGGTCAACCAGATCGGAACCATCACCGAGACCTCCGACGCGGTCACCATGGCGCAGCGCGCCGGCTTCGGATGCATGATGAGCCACCGTTCCGGTGAAACCGAGGACAACACCATCTCCGATCTCGCCGTCGCCTGGGGTACCGGGCAGATCAAGACGGGCGCGCCCGCACGCAGTGAACGAGTGGCCAAGTACAACCAACTTCTCCGCATCGAGGAGGACCTGGACGACGCCGCCCGCTATGCGGGTGCCAAGGCCTTCCCGAAATACCAGGCACAATAG